One part of the Amphiura filiformis chromosome 5, Afil_fr2py, whole genome shotgun sequence genome encodes these proteins:
- the LOC140152325 gene encoding uncharacterized protein, translating to MPRRKSPARAAKSRQPRMGDKAPAPDLTNGPSSSSGGTSSAASTSAPKTSPKAKASPAKGSKKRAASRSPPSRSPQIKRKRLPAEYYQSDVIEAISKSPSARTPALGKELFYDKGSYLAVRKRKW from the exons TCACGGCAGCCAAGAATGGGAGACAAGGCACCAGCCCCAGATCTCACCAATGGACCCAGTTCCAGTTCTGGTGGCACCAGCTCTGCAGCCAGCACAAGCGCACCAAAGACTTCACCCAAAGCCAAAGCATCACCGGCCAAG GGAAGCAAGAAGAGAGCTGCGAGTAGGTCGCCACCGTCGCGTAGCCCCCAGATCAAGCGCAAACGTTTGCCGGCCGAGTACTACCAATCGGACGTGATAGAAGCAATATCTAAGTCACCGTCAGCAAGGACACCGGCGTTGGGCAAAGAGCTGTTCTACGATAAAGGGTCTTACCTGGCTGTGCGCAAACGAAAGTGGTAA